In Planktothrix tepida PCC 9214, a genomic segment contains:
- a CDS encoding phospholipase D-like domain-containing protein, producing MKLENLDFSPEELRRYNNRTGFDLVSCKQVGLPVYKITVQALTQLHKPIPPIEEYVLKSINAGLSSETDIAGFLGIELPIVRDAMINLRMSEDIDLIAPDGSQIQVWKLTKKGEGTLREAKIIVPEERTFDINFDGLLRYPRWYGKLESRLLKQKDLRNQDIIEIDPFPKKSPEISDLKLKDVDKIIRQIDGASKARVKQERDLLALKAIERRSIFFQPALMLIYKAKDSDNIQVSFAIDDVISNDHEEIFDRTNGIKKLQILENLKESAPRKLAEAVLGYEFVAQAPLQEIEAIKEKVFAAQAQIEEKIQTTQNTLEQTEDDQEKLILDQKLQEAQQQIKELQAQLDSILASVPMRWLEMYEHRPILEQALKESQKRLMIISPWIRASSVDKKFIQQFENLLKRGVQVLIGYGLGENDDKNSKSDIQAEKNLEKLANQYQGNFILKRLGDTHAKILISDGKFAVTTSFNWLSFKGDRDRTFRDERGTLVSDPQKIDELFDSYRSRIINTKST from the coding sequence ATGAAGTTAGAAAATCTCGATTTTTCTCCAGAAGAACTGCGTCGCTACAATAATCGTACAGGCTTCGATTTAGTGAGTTGTAAACAAGTCGGTTTACCTGTTTATAAAATTACTGTTCAAGCTCTAACTCAACTGCATAAACCAATTCCACCAATAGAAGAATATGTCTTGAAATCGATTAATGCTGGTTTATCCTCTGAAACGGATATTGCTGGATTTCTTGGCATTGAATTGCCTATTGTCAGGGATGCAATGATCAATTTAAGGATGAGTGAGGATATAGACCTCATAGCTCCTGATGGCTCTCAGATACAGGTTTGGAAGTTGACGAAAAAAGGTGAAGGAACACTCCGCGAGGCTAAAATTATTGTTCCAGAAGAGCGAACATTTGATATCAATTTTGATGGACTTTTACGGTATCCTCGTTGGTACGGAAAGTTAGAGTCACGTTTACTTAAGCAAAAAGACTTGCGTAATCAAGACATTATAGAAATTGATCCCTTTCCAAAAAAGTCACCAGAAATTTCCGATCTTAAACTCAAAGATGTAGACAAAATTATTCGCCAGATTGACGGAGCCAGCAAAGCCAGAGTTAAGCAAGAGCGAGACCTTTTAGCCTTGAAAGCTATTGAGCGCAGGTCGATATTTTTTCAACCCGCTTTGATGCTGATTTATAAGGCAAAAGATAGTGATAATATTCAGGTATCTTTTGCGATTGATGATGTTATTTCTAATGATCATGAAGAAATTTTTGATCGTACTAATGGAATCAAAAAACTTCAGATATTAGAAAACCTAAAAGAGAGCGCACCCCGAAAGTTAGCTGAAGCAGTTTTAGGATATGAATTTGTTGCTCAAGCTCCTTTACAAGAAATTGAAGCGATTAAGGAAAAAGTTTTTGCTGCTCAAGCTCAAATAGAAGAAAAAATACAAACAACTCAAAATACTCTTGAACAAACTGAAGATGATCAGGAAAAACTCATTCTTGATCAAAAGCTTCAAGAAGCACAACAGCAAATAAAAGAACTTCAAGCTCAACTTGATTCTATTCTAGCTTCAGTTCCGATGCGATGGCTAGAAATGTACGAACACCGTCCTATCCTCGAACAAGCACTTAAAGAGAGTCAAAAACGTTTAATGATTATCTCTCCTTGGATTCGAGCAAGTTCTGTGGATAAAAAGTTTATTCAACAGTTTGAAAATCTTCTCAAACGGGGAGTACAAGTTTTGATTGGGTACGGTTTAGGAGAAAACGATGATAAAAATTCAAAATCTGATATTCAAGCTGAGAAAAATCTTGAAAAATTAGCAAATCAGTACCAAGGTAATTTTATCCTTAAACGTCTTGGAGATACCCACGCAAAAATCCTCATATCTGATGGAAAATTTGCTGTTACAACAAGTTTTAATTGGCTTTCTTTTAAGGGCGATCGCGATCGCACCTTTCGAGATGAACGGGGAACACTTGTATCTGACCCCCAAAAAATTGATGAACTTTTTGATAGCTATAGATCTCGAATAATTAATACAAAATCTACTTGA
- the mazF gene encoding endoribonuclease MazF — MNSDNPQLYIPRQGDIIWIDFIPQLGREQAGRRPAIVISKTTYNRRVGLALVCPITSRVKGYPFEVAIPEGLAVSGVVLADQIKSFDWQARQAEFACKMPPEVLIEVVAKLMNLLPEIEI, encoded by the coding sequence ATGAATTCTGATAATCCTCAGTTGTATATTCCCCGTCAAGGTGATATCATTTGGATTGACTTTATTCCGCAATTAGGGAGGGAACAGGCAGGTCGTCGTCCAGCTATTGTTATCTCAAAAACAACATATAATCGCCGAGTTGGACTAGCTTTAGTCTGTCCAATTACTAGCCGAGTAAAAGGTTATCCTTTTGAAGTAGCAATTCCAGAAGGATTGGCAGTATCAGGAGTTGTTTTAGCCGATCAAATTAAATCCTTTGATTGGCAAGCAAGGCAAGCAGAGTTTGCTTGTAAAATGCCTCCAGAAGTCCTAATTGAAGTAGTTGCTAAATTAATGAACCTATTACCCGAAATAGAGATTTAG
- a CDS encoding serine/threonine-protein kinase yields the protein MPPRFINDRYALSPNPRSGGMADVYRARDYNQEERLVAVKEFKNGQIEADFLAESFRRETLALQELKHPRIVELLDSGKDETTGNYFLVLEWMEKDLTTLLKESPPEDWDSFWKAIALPTLEALAFSHNRGIIHRDIKPSNILVGIDGKLKLADFGISKLKRYLEPNITLKDFVSRTFTPPEFDDGSYTYTRDVFSFGVLVLKCLTNIELTEHNNISTALKAFNAPSEIVEVIERAVSLDPAERQHNADVLLAEINAIQRKTKTGEIKKRPCFIELTPRCLERLRNELKISSEVEIKNLILEDINNESGCGIRPFKFKDDTNDAASREDHYEIYGISYRYHIKIDQNQRQHLVILNAWSTSYWQLEQRRERSWILPYEFRFGKPRNLYEAEDVIRDLEDAVIEHEDNLKEQEDEKEKQRIFQVWWDILRAKGDWEKNREKPIKYKDFTHHGNRVTFELSELPEDDLGGQPRYVKNAKESIILEGDVEQVIGDKLTLYIKYGESERLPQSGELRFDTRAAEVSLNRQKNALDAIRFDRGVRSDIRQLLVNPQEVRIPDLEVDVQFIQSLNESQEQVVKAALSTEDFLIVQGPPGTGKTTFITEVVLQILNQKPETRILLSSQTHVALDNALERIKVKDPNLKLLRIGNHERVSENVHSLLLEEQMEQWRESAIAKGQEFIDNWSAQRGISGHNSEIATLFQEMRNLGIKIETFREEVNAWKQDLDEILAINYDIENPDSLLETHIPKDKLEECQSIEVEINILRQQLKEARQQQKEKAKRLKELTRSSINQLLRLSVEEIQEQINQLIDQNNSDSKMLQNLLKIQTEWFEQFGRNDKFNIPLIKRSQVIAGTCIGIPREIQDIEFDLCIVDEASKATATEVLVPMARSHRWILVGDPKQLPPFKDEVSRNSDFLDEYELTQDDIRETLFDRLLRTLPDGCRKMLTIQHRMVAPIGNLVSECFYEGQLKSARTDIDKDLAKILPKTVTWLTTSKLKNSHEQSVNSSFNNPCEVNVIVEFLKQLNQTAVKAEKKYSVAVLTGYAAQLKLLNRRLNSELNNWQALTVECNTVDAFQGREADIAVYSVTRSNKQGKVGFLRDAERLNVALSRGKVGLVIVGDHHFCRTSQENPLHRVLEYIECHRENCDLTEPGL from the coding sequence ATGCCACCTCGCTTCATCAACGATCGCTATGCTCTATCCCCCAACCCACGATCAGGTGGAATGGCAGATGTCTACCGCGCAAGAGACTACAACCAAGAAGAACGGCTAGTTGCGGTAAAAGAATTCAAAAATGGACAAATTGAAGCAGATTTTCTAGCCGAATCCTTCAGACGTGAAACCCTAGCTCTCCAAGAGTTAAAACACCCTAGAATTGTGGAACTCCTTGATTCTGGAAAGGATGAAACTACGGGGAATTATTTTCTGGTTCTGGAGTGGATGGAGAAAGATTTAACAACACTTTTAAAAGAATCTCCCCCGGAAGATTGGGATTCATTCTGGAAAGCAATAGCCTTACCCACATTGGAAGCTTTAGCATTTTCCCATAATCGCGGAATTATACACCGGGATATTAAACCTAGCAATATTTTAGTAGGAATTGACGGTAAACTCAAACTTGCTGACTTTGGCATATCTAAGCTTAAAAGATATTTGGAACCCAATATTACACTCAAAGACTTTGTATCGCGTACATTCACGCCGCCAGAATTTGATGATGGTTCCTATACTTACACCCGCGATGTTTTCAGTTTTGGTGTATTGGTTTTGAAGTGTTTAACTAATATTGAACTAACAGAACATAATAATATTTCCACCGCTCTAAAAGCGTTTAATGCACCCTCTGAAATCGTAGAAGTAATCGAGCGTGCTGTTTCCTTAGACCCCGCAGAGCGTCAGCATAATGCAGATGTATTGTTAGCTGAAATTAATGCTATTCAAAGAAAGACAAAAACAGGAGAAATTAAAAAACGTCCTTGCTTTATTGAGCTTACACCAAGGTGCTTAGAACGACTTAGGAATGAATTGAAGATTTCTTCAGAAGTTGAGATCAAGAATCTTATCCTTGAAGATATCAATAATGAATCTGGTTGTGGCATTCGTCCCTTTAAATTTAAGGACGACACCAACGATGCTGCGTCCCGTGAAGATCACTACGAAATTTATGGTATTTCCTATCGATATCATATAAAGATAGATCAAAACCAACGACAGCACCTAGTTATTTTGAATGCTTGGTCTACTTCTTACTGGCAATTAGAACAACGTCGAGAACGTTCTTGGATTCTTCCCTACGAGTTCAGATTTGGAAAGCCACGGAATTTATATGAAGCAGAAGATGTAATTCGGGATTTAGAGGATGCAGTTATAGAGCATGAAGATAACTTAAAAGAACAGGAAGATGAGAAAGAAAAGCAACGAATATTTCAAGTTTGGTGGGATATTCTTAGAGCGAAGGGTGATTGGGAAAAAAATAGAGAGAAACCGATTAAATACAAAGACTTTACTCATCATGGAAATCGCGTTACCTTTGAATTATCAGAACTTCCAGAAGATGATCTAGGTGGACAACCACGCTATGTGAAAAATGCCAAAGAATCGATCATCTTGGAGGGAGATGTTGAGCAAGTTATCGGTGACAAATTGACTCTTTATATTAAATATGGAGAATCAGAAAGACTCCCACAATCTGGAGAATTACGTTTTGATACTCGTGCTGCTGAGGTTTCCCTAAATCGACAAAAAAATGCCCTAGATGCAATTAGATTTGATAGGGGAGTCCGTTCAGATATTCGCCAATTACTTGTCAATCCCCAAGAAGTTCGTATTCCTGATTTAGAAGTGGATGTGCAGTTTATTCAATCTCTGAATGAATCACAGGAACAAGTTGTCAAAGCTGCACTTTCTACAGAAGATTTTCTAATTGTTCAAGGGCCACCAGGGACAGGAAAAACAACATTTATTACAGAAGTTGTTCTGCAAATTCTTAATCAAAAACCTGAGACTAGAATTTTGCTGAGTTCACAAACTCATGTTGCACTAGATAACGCATTAGAACGAATTAAAGTGAAAGATCCTAACTTGAAATTGTTGCGAATTGGCAACCATGAAAGGGTATCAGAAAATGTTCATTCTCTGTTACTGGAAGAACAAATGGAACAATGGAGAGAGTCGGCGATCGCTAAAGGACAGGAATTTATTGATAATTGGTCAGCACAACGAGGTATTTCTGGGCATAACAGTGAAATAGCCACACTATTTCAAGAAATGAGAAATCTGGGAATAAAAATTGAAACTTTCAGGGAAGAAGTTAATGCCTGGAAACAGGATTTAGATGAAATTCTAGCAATAAATTACGACATAGAAAATCCAGATTCATTGTTAGAAACTCATATTCCCAAAGATAAGCTAGAGGAATGTCAAAGTATTGAAGTGGAAATTAACATTCTACGTCAGCAGTTAAAAGAAGCGCGACAGCAACAGAAAGAAAAAGCCAAGCGGTTAAAAGAATTAACTAGAAGTAGTATCAATCAACTTTTGAGATTATCGGTTGAGGAGATACAAGAACAGATTAATCAACTCATTGATCAAAATAATTCAGATTCAAAAATGCTACAAAACTTGCTAAAAATTCAAACAGAATGGTTTGAGCAGTTTGGTCGAAATGACAAATTCAATATACCTTTAATTAAGCGATCGCAAGTAATAGCTGGGACTTGTATCGGAATTCCTAGAGAGATTCAAGACATAGAATTTGACCTGTGTATTGTTGATGAAGCTTCAAAAGCTACGGCGACAGAAGTATTAGTCCCAATGGCGCGATCTCATCGCTGGATATTGGTTGGTGACCCTAAACAACTGCCACCCTTTAAAGATGAAGTTAGCAGAAATTCTGACTTTTTAGACGAATACGAACTGACTCAAGATGATATTCGAGAAACTCTATTTGATCGACTGCTTAGAACACTCCCAGATGGGTGTCGCAAGATGTTAACGATTCAACATCGGATGGTTGCACCAATTGGCAATTTAGTTAGTGAATGCTTTTATGAAGGTCAACTCAAAAGTGCCAGGACAGATATCGATAAAGACCTGGCTAAAATATTACCAAAAACCGTTACTTGGTTAACAACAAGTAAACTTAAAAATTCTCATGAACAGTCTGTAAATTCTAGCTTTAACAATCCCTGTGAAGTAAACGTCATTGTTGAGTTTCTCAAACAGCTAAATCAGACAGCAGTAAAAGCTGAAAAAAAATATAGTGTGGCTGTTTTAACCGGGTATGCAGCACAGCTAAAATTACTTAATCGTAGGCTTAATTCAGAATTAAACAATTGGCAAGCATTAACAGTTGAGTGTAATACAGTAGATGCGTTCCAAGGACGTGAAGCTGATATTGCCGTGTATTCTGTAACTCGTTCTAACAAACAAGGTAAAGTGGGTTTTCTGCGTGATGCAGAACGATTAAATGTGGCTTTATCCAGAGGTAAAGTGGGTTTAGTAATTGTGGGAGATCACCATTTCTGTCGAACTTCACAGGAGAATCCATTACACCGAGTTTTAGAGTATATTGAATGTCACCGTGAAAATTGCGATTTAACTGAGCCTGGGTTATAA
- a CDS encoding GH116 family glycosyl hydrolase — MTHSSPINNIPESTWSRPIGLGWEKPYTVRYASNLDDGPWHGMPLGGLGAGCIGRSSRGDFNLWHLDGGEHIFRNLPACQFSIFEEINGQKKAYALSTEPPEDGSLAAWNWYPNPKNYPEQTGTYHALYPRSWFVYENVFSAQLTCEQFSPVWAKNYQESSYPIAIFEWIAHNPTDEPITLSILLTWENTIGWFTNSLASPEVKVRDDGSPVYEYQPRWGNSAGSVNRLVEDFHRIGCLMTRLSTHEEVREGEGQMAIATIINPAVEVYYQTRWNPTGTGQDIWEYFAEDGTLLDQESEHPAKEDERLAVALAVKFTIRPGKTRKIPFYLAWDLPITEFASGINYYRRYTDFFGRNGHNAWSMIRTAMKHSDTWREQIELWQNPILQRQDLPNWFKMALFNELYLLTDGGALWTAADERDPVGQFAVLECLDYRWYESLDVRLYGSFSLLMLWPELEKSILIAYSRAISQGDNTPRIIGYNQASAIRKAVGATPHDLGAPNEHPWEKTNYTSYQDCNLWKDLPCDFILQVYRDFRLTGGTDYEFLKDCWSAMVETLNYLKTFDLDQDSIPENSGAPDQTFDDWRLQGISAYCGGLWLAALEAMIAMGKVLEKETVTPSPQSVLPTYQTWLETAKPLYQKTLWNGQYYRLDSGSGSDVVMADQLCGQFYARLLELPDIVPTDCTISALKTVYDSCFKKFHNGQFGAANGVRPSGEAVNPQDTHPLEVWTGINFGLAAFFMQMGMKAEALELTEVVVKQIYENGLQFRTSEAITAVGTFRASHYLRAMAIWAIYYQYL, encoded by the coding sequence ATGACCCATTCTAGCCCTATTAACAATATTCCTGAGTCTACTTGGAGTCGTCCCATTGGTTTAGGGTGGGAAAAACCTTATACCGTTCGCTACGCCAGTAATTTAGATGATGGCCCTTGGCACGGAATGCCGTTAGGGGGGTTGGGTGCAGGTTGCATTGGACGGTCTTCACGGGGAGATTTTAACCTTTGGCATTTGGACGGGGGAGAACATATTTTTAGAAATCTTCCCGCTTGTCAATTTAGTATTTTTGAAGAAATCAACGGTCAAAAAAAAGCTTACGCTTTATCAACAGAACCGCCAGAAGATGGGAGTTTAGCGGCGTGGAATTGGTATCCTAATCCTAAAAATTATCCTGAACAAACAGGAACCTATCATGCGTTATATCCTCGCAGTTGGTTTGTTTATGAAAATGTATTTTCAGCACAATTAACTTGTGAACAATTTTCTCCAGTTTGGGCAAAAAATTATCAAGAAAGTAGTTATCCTATTGCAATTTTTGAATGGATAGCTCACAACCCAACGGATGAACCGATTACCTTAAGTATATTATTAACGTGGGAAAATACGATTGGATGGTTTACCAATAGTTTAGCGAGTCCTGAAGTCAAAGTCAGAGATGATGGCAGTCCGGTTTATGAATATCAACCCCGATGGGGAAATAGTGCCGGAAGTGTTAATCGATTAGTTGAAGATTTTCATCGTATTGGCTGTTTAATGACTCGTCTAAGTACCCATGAAGAGGTGCGGGAAGGGGAAGGACAAATGGCAATTGCCACCATTATAAATCCTGCGGTTGAAGTGTATTATCAAACCCGTTGGAACCCGACTGGAACTGGACAAGATATTTGGGAATATTTTGCTGAAGATGGCACATTATTAGATCAAGAAAGTGAACATCCGGCCAAAGAAGATGAACGACTTGCAGTTGCTTTAGCAGTTAAATTTACAATTCGACCGGGAAAAACTCGCAAAATTCCATTTTATTTAGCCTGGGATTTACCTATTACTGAATTTGCATCAGGAATTAATTATTATCGTCGTTATACTGATTTTTTTGGTCGGAATGGTCACAATGCTTGGTCAATGATTCGCACAGCGATGAAGCATTCTGATACTTGGCGAGAACAGATTGAACTGTGGCAAAACCCAATTTTACAACGTCAAGATTTACCCAATTGGTTTAAAATGGCACTCTTTAATGAGCTATATTTACTCACGGATGGAGGTGCACTTTGGACTGCGGCAGATGAACGTGATCCAGTCGGTCAATTTGCCGTTTTAGAATGTTTAGATTATCGCTGGTATGAAAGTTTAGATGTGCGATTATATGGGTCATTTTCTTTATTAATGTTATGGCCAGAGTTAGAAAAATCAATATTAATCGCCTATTCCCGTGCGATTTCTCAAGGCGATAATACTCCGCGAATTATTGGTTATAATCAAGCCTCTGCGATTCGGAAAGCTGTCGGTGCAACCCCCCATGATTTAGGAGCACCGAATGAACATCCTTGGGAAAAAACCAATTACACCAGTTATCAAGATTGTAACCTCTGGAAGGATTTACCTTGTGATTTTATTTTGCAAGTTTATCGAGATTTTCGATTAACGGGGGGAACAGATTACGAGTTCTTAAAAGATTGTTGGTCAGCAATGGTTGAAACCCTCAATTATCTGAAAACCTTTGATTTAGATCAAGATTCAATTCCTGAAAATAGTGGCGCACCCGACCAAACCTTTGATGATTGGAGATTACAGGGAATTAGTGCCTATTGCGGGGGGTTATGGTTAGCGGCATTAGAGGCAATGATTGCGATGGGTAAGGTATTAGAAAAGGAAACTGTTACCCCGTCTCCTCAAAGCGTTCTTCCGACCTATCAAACTTGGTTAGAAACGGCTAAACCTTTGTATCAAAAAACCCTTTGGAATGGTCAATATTATCGTTTGGATAGTGGTAGTGGTTCTGATGTAGTCATGGCGGATCAATTATGTGGTCAATTTTATGCTAGATTATTAGAATTACCTGATATTGTTCCTACTGATTGTACAATTTCGGCTTTAAAAACCGTTTATGATTCCTGCTTTAAAAAGTTTCATAATGGACAATTTGGTGCAGCTAATGGTGTTAGACCGAGTGGAGAAGCGGTTAATCCTCAAGATACTCACCCCTTAGAAGTTTGGACAGGAATTAATTTTGGGTTGGCGGCGTTTTTCATGCAAATGGGAATGAAAGCGGAAGCGTTAGAATTAACGGAAGTTGTGGTTAAACAAATCTATGAAAATGGTCTACAATTTCGGACTTCCGAAGCCATTACAGCCGTTGGCACATTTCGCGCCAGTCATTATTTAAGAGCGATGGCAATTTGGGCAATTTATTATCAATACTTGTAA
- a CDS encoding ABC transporter ATP-binding protein, with the protein MVGYKRRFDAHNLKQKQPSSYQELIPYIRTQGQTIAKALVCTLAFTVFWPLLAWLAGQMAGYIGAGNVSAISQLAGVAAVVFLVRGTVQYGQDTLMAKAALTISLELRKQVYRHLQRLNIGYFETAKTGDLAYRLTEDIDRIGEVINKFFHQFVPCILQLIVVLGYMIYLNWQLTLATLIIAPFMAVLIGWFGEKLLTFTRHSQNRVSNLAALLTEVFGGIRLVQAFAAEEYEINRFSLEAEQNRKAKYLAEQVKALQFVVVGFLEAMSVILLFFLGGWQISQGNLTGSGFISYIAAVALLIDPISLTTSNYSDFKQGQASCDRIFELLAVQPTVLEKPNAFILPHVTGKVEYYNVNFTYPKTDFSQSQDHNKPVLQNLNLCVKPGEMVALVGPSGAGKTTLVSLLPRFYDRQSGTIKIDDIDIQDVTLKSLRRQIGIVPQDITLFSGTIAQNIAFGQAYYELKDIEEAAKIANADSFIMQFPNGYQTIVGERGVNLSGGQRQRIAIARAVLLNPRILILDEATSALDSESEALVQEALERLMQNRTVFIIAHRLATVRRATRILVLEQGQIVESGTHQELLEKGERYALFYAQQFDS; encoded by the coding sequence ATGGTAGGTTATAAAAGACGTTTTGATGCTCACAACTTGAAACAAAAACAACCTTCTAGCTATCAGGAATTAATTCCTTATATTCGCACCCAAGGACAAACCATTGCTAAAGCATTAGTTTGTACCCTTGCCTTTACCGTATTCTGGCCGTTATTAGCGTGGTTAGCGGGGCAAATGGCGGGGTATATTGGGGCTGGAAATGTCTCCGCCATTTCTCAATTAGCCGGAGTGGCGGCGGTGGTTTTTCTAGTGCGGGGAACGGTACAATATGGTCAAGATACCTTGATGGCAAAAGCTGCCTTAACGATTTCTTTGGAATTAAGAAAACAAGTTTATCGTCATTTACAACGGCTGAATATTGGCTATTTTGAAACCGCTAAAACCGGGGATCTCGCCTATCGCCTCACGGAAGATATTGACCGCATTGGCGAAGTAATTAATAAATTTTTCCATCAATTTGTTCCCTGTATTTTGCAGTTAATTGTAGTTTTGGGATATATGATTTATCTCAACTGGCAATTAACCCTCGCTACGTTAATTATTGCCCCGTTTATGGCAGTATTAATTGGTTGGTTTGGCGAAAAATTATTAACCTTTACTCGCCATAGCCAAAACCGAGTTTCTAATTTAGCAGCGTTATTAACAGAAGTGTTTGGAGGAATTCGGTTAGTCCAAGCGTTTGCGGCGGAAGAATATGAAATTAATCGCTTTAGTTTAGAAGCCGAACAAAATCGCAAAGCCAAATATTTAGCCGAACAAGTTAAGGCGTTACAATTTGTGGTGGTTGGCTTTTTAGAAGCCATGAGTGTAATTTTATTATTCTTTTTAGGAGGATGGCAAATCTCCCAAGGGAATTTAACGGGAAGTGGGTTTATTAGTTATATTGCGGCGGTGGCGTTATTAATAGATCCCATCTCTTTAACTACGAGTAATTATAGTGATTTTAAACAAGGTCAAGCTTCTTGCGATCGCATTTTTGAACTGTTAGCCGTGCAGCCAACGGTTCTTGAAAAACCTAATGCTTTTATTTTACCCCATGTGACCGGGAAAGTCGAATATTATAACGTTAATTTTACTTATCCTAAAACGGATTTTTCTCAAAGTCAAGATCACAATAAACCGGTTTTACAGAATCTCAATTTATGTGTTAAACCGGGGGAAATGGTGGCTTTAGTGGGGCCGTCGGGGGCTGGAAAAACAACATTAGTGAGTTTATTACCCCGATTTTATGATCGCCAGTCAGGAACTATTAAAATTGATGATATTGATATTCAAGATGTCACCTTAAAAAGTCTCCGGCGACAAATTGGGATTGTTCCCCAAGATATTACCTTATTTTCAGGAACCATTGCTCAAAATATTGCCTTTGGTCAAGCTTATTATGAATTAAAAGATATCGAAGAAGCTGCAAAAATTGCCAATGCTGATTCGTTTATTATGCAGTTTCCGAATGGCTATCAAACGATTGTTGGAGAACGAGGAGTAAATTTATCCGGGGGACAACGACAACGAATTGCCATTGCTAGGGCTGTTTTATTAAATCCCAGAATCTTAATTTTAGATGAAGCCACATCAGCCTTAGATTCAGAATCAGAAGCCTTAGTTCAAGAAGCTTTAGAACGATTAATGCAGAATCGAACCGTTTTTATTATTGCTCATCGTTTGGCAACGGTTAGACGTGCTACTCGAATTTTAGTCTTAGAACAAGGTCAAATTGTGGAATCAGGAACCCATCAAGAGCTATTAGAAAAAGGTGAACGTTATGCTTTATTTTATGCTCAACAATTTGATTCATAA
- a CDS encoding cyclic nucleotide-binding domain-containing protein — translation MTHKTEKALFLLGGLSDDDLSWIINKAKIEKLPPGERLIYEGRPINALYFVLSGLLTVVIGSKEDRELAQITTGEVVGEISFIDSRPPLATVKALETTQVLAISRFDLNSKLHHDSKFAARFYHGLSLCLASRMRGTIRRLGYDDLTEYEIDVLEPEEFSEQTKEFLVLAQAKFNWLVQNLRARE, via the coding sequence ATGACTCACAAAACAGAAAAAGCACTTTTTCTTTTAGGCGGACTCAGCGATGATGATCTAAGCTGGATTATCAATAAAGCAAAAATAGAAAAACTGCCCCCAGGCGAACGGTTAATTTATGAAGGACGCCCCATTAATGCCCTTTATTTTGTATTGAGTGGATTGTTAACGGTGGTGATAGGATCGAAAGAAGATCGAGAATTAGCCCAAATTACGACAGGGGAAGTCGTTGGAGAAATTTCTTTTATCGATAGTCGCCCACCTTTAGCAACGGTTAAAGCCTTAGAAACCACTCAAGTTTTAGCTATTTCTCGTTTTGATCTCAATAGCAAACTTCACCATGATTCTAAATTTGCTGCCCGATTTTATCATGGTTTATCCCTATGTTTAGCCAGTCGGATGCGAGGCACAATTCGACGTTTAGGTTATGATGATCTGACAGAATATGAAATAGATGTACTAGAACCTGAAGAATTTAGTGAACAGACCAAAGAATTTTTAGTTTTAGCTCAAGCTAAATTTAATTGGTTAGTTCAAAATCTTCGAGCTAGAGAATAA
- a CDS encoding alpha/beta fold hydrolase, which translates to MTKVLSNFIQIKEAKIHFLEVGNSQNPSVLFLHGASFKAKTWQEIGTLELMGQNQYHAIAVDLPGYGKSQSFSGNRVELLLELIDHLNLSGCVLVSPSMSGNYSLPFIAQHSDRLGGFVAVAPVGIPQMVEHLQRISLPTLAIWGSNDRIVPLDHAKLLQQFMPNVQIVILEQAGHACYMKATPKFHEHLMEFVNRINSHS; encoded by the coding sequence ATGACTAAAGTTTTATCAAATTTTATCCAAATTAAAGAAGCAAAAATTCATTTCTTAGAAGTAGGAAACTCTCAAAATCCATCGGTTTTATTCCTTCATGGAGCCAGCTTTAAAGCGAAGACTTGGCAAGAGATTGGAACCCTAGAATTGATGGGTCAAAACCAATATCATGCTATTGCTGTGGATCTCCCTGGATATGGCAAATCTCAATCCTTTAGCGGAAATCGAGTTGAGCTTTTATTAGAGCTCATTGATCATCTGAACTTATCAGGGTGCGTGTTAGTCTCTCCTTCGATGAGTGGGAATTATAGCTTACCCTTTATCGCTCAACATTCAGACCGCTTAGGAGGATTTGTCGCTGTTGCTCCCGTGGGTATCCCTCAGATGGTAGAACATTTGCAAAGAATTTCACTGCCAACCTTAGCCATCTGGGGAAGTAATGATAGAATTGTTCCATTGGATCACGCAAAGTTACTTCAACAATTCATGCCCAATGTACAAATTGTAATTTTAGAACAAGCCGGTCATGCTTGTTACATGAAAGCAACTCCTAAGTTTCATGAACATCTCATGGAATTTGTGAACCGTATAAACTCTCATTCATAA